One stretch of Roseimicrobium sp. ORNL1 DNA includes these proteins:
- a CDS encoding FIST N-terminal domain-containing protein produces MSQQTEGSPNLPGGAYSELVIGPYDETRVQAAATRAHDHLRGKAGIAFVFVSCDYEPHVHDLTELIQIHARCPHVVGCSAGGLIGTGHEDENESGFSLLVLQVPQDEVAVFELPPESTGPVWEQAKRFNRDEANGWILLGNPVMLGEDWMGRWNEAMGGTPTYGGLVSGSFRGEELFVFTDKELSAAAAIAIGIRGDLHFGGLVSQGCRPIGEPLTITKADHNLIHQLASVNAYEQLQAAFHSLPDDLREKAQGNILVGLAMTEYVDEFHTGDFLVRSILGGDPSQGILAVGAMPRVGQTMQFQLRDREAADNELREMLLQKRHDLRTLPFAALLFACAGRGNQLFGTPSHDAGLIREVFGEVPLAGYFCNGEIGSVGQRAYLHGFTASAVLFVRREDS; encoded by the coding sequence ATGAGTCAGCAAACGGAAGGCTCCCCCAACCTGCCGGGCGGCGCATACTCCGAGCTCGTCATCGGACCTTATGATGAGACACGCGTGCAGGCAGCGGCGACGCGCGCCCATGATCACTTGCGCGGAAAGGCGGGCATCGCTTTTGTTTTTGTCTCGTGTGACTACGAGCCGCACGTGCATGACCTGACGGAGCTCATCCAGATTCATGCCCGCTGTCCGCACGTAGTGGGCTGCTCCGCCGGCGGACTCATCGGCACCGGCCATGAGGATGAAAATGAAAGCGGCTTCTCACTGCTCGTCCTGCAAGTGCCGCAGGACGAAGTGGCCGTCTTCGAACTGCCACCAGAATCCACCGGTCCGGTGTGGGAGCAGGCAAAGCGCTTCAATCGTGACGAGGCCAATGGGTGGATCCTGCTGGGGAATCCCGTCATGCTCGGCGAGGACTGGATGGGCCGATGGAATGAAGCCATGGGCGGCACCCCTACCTACGGTGGCTTGGTGAGTGGCAGCTTCCGCGGGGAAGAACTCTTCGTTTTCACCGACAAGGAACTGAGTGCCGCGGCGGCCATTGCCATCGGCATCCGGGGAGATCTGCATTTTGGCGGGCTCGTGAGCCAGGGCTGCCGTCCCATCGGCGAACCGCTCACCATCACCAAGGCCGATCACAATTTGATTCACCAACTCGCCTCCGTGAATGCTTATGAGCAGCTCCAGGCGGCGTTTCACAGCCTGCCGGATGACCTGCGCGAGAAGGCCCAGGGAAACATCCTCGTGGGACTGGCGATGACGGAGTACGTGGATGAATTCCACACCGGAGATTTCCTCGTGCGCTCCATCCTCGGCGGCGATCCGAGTCAGGGCATCCTCGCCGTGGGTGCGATGCCGCGCGTCGGCCAGACCATGCAGTTCCAGCTGCGCGATCGCGAAGCCGCTGACAACGAACTGCGCGAGATGCTGCTGCAGAAGCGGCATGATCTGCGCACACTCCCCTTTGCCGCGCTGCTCTTCGCGTGTGCCGGACGCGGGAATCAACTCTTCGGCACGCCCAGTCACGATGCGGGCTTGATCCGCGAGGTCTTCGGCGAGGTCCCTCTGGCGGGCTACTTCTGCAACGGAGAAATCGGCAGCGTGGGCCAGCGGGCGTACCTGCACGGCTTCACCGCCAGCGCCGTCTTGTTCGTACGCCGCGAGGACAGTTGA
- a CDS encoding universal stress protein: MSTILVPVDFSDISSKVVETAASLAEARGDEITLLHVALPDPAFVGFEAGPVVVQEAVERDFKEDHEKLEKIRSDLASRGLAAGYLHFEGSTAEVILREARHVHAGLIVMGSHGHGALYHLLVGSVTDAVLRKTTCPVLVVPYTMLPKAA; the protein is encoded by the coding sequence ATGAGCACGATTCTTGTTCCCGTGGATTTCTCGGACATTAGTTCGAAAGTGGTGGAGACCGCAGCATCGCTTGCCGAGGCGAGAGGTGATGAAATTACCCTCCTCCATGTAGCGCTGCCGGATCCAGCGTTTGTCGGTTTTGAAGCGGGCCCGGTGGTGGTGCAGGAGGCCGTGGAGCGCGACTTCAAGGAGGATCATGAGAAGCTGGAGAAAATTCGCTCGGACCTTGCCTCCCGTGGACTGGCTGCGGGTTACCTGCATTTCGAAGGCTCGACTGCAGAGGTGATTCTGCGCGAGGCCAGGCACGTCCATGCGGGCCTGATCGTCATGGGATCCCACGGGCACGGAGCGCTTTACCATTTGCTCGTGGGAAGCGTGACGGATGCCGTGCTGCGCAAGACGACTTGCCCAGTTCTGGTGGTGCCCTACACCATGCTGCCCAAGGCCGCCTGA
- a CDS encoding protein kinase has product MDERATGQPLRFEHYRVATDEQGRPLKLGEGAMGVTYLAEDTNLKVRVALKVIRPQLLGDAEVGQRFQREAQAAARLRHPNVAGVYHLGMVDNTFFYAMEFVEGETVKDRVQRGGPMPVKEALEVTLQVCEALGAAEKHKMVHRDIKPANIMLEPVEEDILRVKLIDFGLAKPLHAEAQNSMALQTQAGIFLGTPVFASPEQVQDVPPDSRSDFYALGLTLWYMLEGRTPFEGSLHKVLFDQVHTAPPLGRLLWVPAEVRDLLGKLLEKEPVNRPQTAKELRQKIHDCLRALATSGTSYTEWQQRFQVEGNPRNKPWGMIYEGQDTLSGAVRLHLLRNDRFSDPKAVQGVIADARRAIDIHHPNILRHLTVFPTSGGQGAGWMVVTEHPGNQTLLDHLRKVKQLPLAEAIGIIHRLASAIDTCIANDLITADLDPAGIFLKHVPRTEMHPLTQTASSSVTATSSAVTSLTTETFEVVPKLSPINYSFLTTLRPADETAIGLTQGPFRMEATTPQELVQRLALLAYQCLGGAVPSTWSRVPRFIPLATLSQRQNDTLRTALTDSTWTRAEEFVEALQQTRATRRTDETSRITTSAEATVMLTSWRMLADLAAADSSEFSTEHAKEFTGKIEKQNLAPSSESGSEPAAGTEPDAAPSAPEAEATPPVEEAQQSPATTSSESSTSSSATVQNSTPGVEQTQTWNRGQESTEPAAEAKSPNETETIILPSRTTSQRLETAASPEIKEEEKKEDNDNVEATAAAESTTEKNEAEAPADTSALSVTASSGLAEDDLESSLEQKISADAPVPPTQIVESSVTDATTSTNGFSAPAAESREKKQEEEEGETEAQQSETASSTLTFTSTSSSSIAELFEQQDTAEEASPASASNASVEDDSDTVEASSSTAAAASEVVTTTPPSSPSSSEIPSTPPSQTEGTPTITPLLQTPTVTSAIPLPPVPPVSSAPTAAAAPKAKRSESEAKQSALPRWLLPAAGLMVAAALITGVALWMLGDKHQIDDRPPDAETPPVVVTPPQPPPPPPGPTLGELLTTAGSAAATGEVPVLDETLGKIRERFPNQSWDTDPAASVFREKLFRAYRDKTLGDGTEAARRYHDILLTATLARESDIPLLKQICTDLSSPSDAARAEPFEKALLNSLAADSSRKEERMREALALLKKGPDSTVTEQARGILSAELKECVDFLEQVPRDDSQDQYLKNAIPVLEPHLQEIANAGVAEAYYILGDKAYRADRRTEAERYFDQGAELLHGPCMRRYGNALTNYVGSRPPDMKAAAYYLKNASAQNDVKAKLLLADIYLPKHPTESQPWKGREGAELLIEAMKDGVSEGEYLYGAMLTDFKPDDPSQPFAPELTGKKRWDQALGHLRNAVAKGLSQAYPVLAMALLKNPHGKDISGAKDILEKGIKLNPPNPYCMLYLSGLISGNHSDDGRPFKADEVASAGILADPIQAEKLRMDAIKILREAAERKEAHAIRWCELNGIPYRK; this is encoded by the coding sequence GTGGATGAACGAGCGACAGGCCAGCCACTCCGCTTTGAGCACTACCGTGTGGCCACGGATGAGCAAGGCCGTCCCCTGAAACTGGGGGAGGGCGCCATGGGCGTGACGTACCTGGCGGAGGACACGAATCTCAAAGTCCGGGTGGCGCTCAAGGTCATCCGCCCCCAGCTCCTGGGCGACGCGGAAGTAGGCCAGCGCTTTCAGCGTGAGGCACAAGCAGCCGCCCGGCTGAGGCATCCCAATGTGGCCGGCGTGTACCACCTGGGCATGGTGGACAACACCTTCTTCTACGCGATGGAGTTCGTGGAGGGGGAGACGGTCAAGGACCGCGTACAGCGGGGCGGCCCCATGCCAGTCAAGGAAGCGCTGGAGGTGACCCTGCAGGTGTGCGAGGCGCTCGGCGCCGCGGAGAAACACAAGATGGTGCACCGCGACATCAAGCCGGCGAACATAATGCTCGAGCCGGTGGAGGAGGACATCCTGCGGGTGAAGCTCATCGACTTCGGCCTCGCGAAACCACTCCATGCAGAGGCGCAAAACTCCATGGCACTGCAAACGCAGGCAGGCATCTTCCTGGGCACACCCGTCTTTGCCAGCCCGGAGCAGGTGCAGGATGTGCCACCGGACAGCCGCTCCGACTTTTACGCCCTGGGCCTGACCCTGTGGTACATGCTGGAAGGGCGCACGCCTTTCGAAGGTTCACTGCACAAGGTGCTCTTTGACCAGGTGCACACCGCTCCCCCTCTGGGCCGCCTGCTCTGGGTCCCCGCCGAAGTGCGCGACCTGCTGGGCAAGCTGCTGGAGAAGGAACCGGTCAATCGACCGCAGACCGCGAAGGAACTGCGGCAGAAAATTCACGACTGCCTGCGTGCGCTCGCCACATCCGGCACCAGCTACACGGAGTGGCAGCAGCGTTTCCAGGTGGAGGGAAACCCACGCAACAAACCGTGGGGGATGATCTATGAAGGGCAGGACACGCTGAGCGGAGCCGTGCGGCTCCACCTTCTGCGCAATGATCGCTTCAGCGACCCCAAGGCCGTGCAGGGAGTGATTGCAGATGCGCGGCGTGCGATCGACATCCACCACCCCAACATCCTGCGTCACCTCACGGTCTTCCCCACGAGCGGCGGACAAGGCGCGGGATGGATGGTGGTGACCGAACATCCGGGCAACCAGACCCTGCTCGATCACCTGCGGAAGGTGAAGCAGCTCCCGCTCGCTGAGGCCATCGGCATCATCCACCGCCTGGCCTCTGCCATCGACACCTGCATCGCGAATGATCTCATCACGGCGGATCTGGATCCAGCCGGCATCTTCCTGAAGCACGTGCCGCGCACGGAGATGCATCCACTCACGCAAACGGCCTCCTCTTCGGTGACGGCTACATCCTCTGCCGTGACCTCGCTCACCACCGAAACCTTCGAGGTGGTGCCGAAGCTCAGCCCGATCAACTACTCCTTCCTCACCACGCTGCGCCCGGCGGATGAGACAGCCATCGGCCTGACCCAGGGGCCCTTCCGGATGGAAGCCACCACGCCGCAGGAGCTGGTGCAACGCCTGGCCCTGCTGGCCTACCAGTGCCTGGGTGGCGCCGTGCCCAGCACCTGGTCGCGCGTGCCACGGTTCATTCCTTTGGCCACCCTGTCCCAACGCCAGAATGACACCCTGCGCACCGCGCTCACGGACTCCACCTGGACGCGGGCGGAGGAGTTTGTTGAAGCTCTTCAACAGACCCGGGCCACGCGCCGCACGGACGAGACTTCACGAATCACCACTTCTGCCGAAGCCACCGTGATGCTGACCTCGTGGCGCATGCTCGCGGATCTGGCGGCAGCAGACTCGAGCGAATTCTCCACAGAGCACGCGAAAGAGTTCACTGGAAAAATCGAGAAACAGAATCTAGCACCCTCGAGCGAAAGCGGAAGTGAACCGGCAGCTGGGACAGAGCCCGACGCTGCACCCTCAGCGCCTGAGGCAGAAGCGACACCTCCTGTCGAGGAAGCTCAGCAGAGCCCCGCGACCACCTCCAGCGAGAGCTCAACTTCGAGCTCGGCTACGGTGCAGAACTCCACGCCCGGTGTGGAGCAGACCCAGACCTGGAACCGCGGACAAGAATCCACCGAGCCTGCTGCCGAAGCCAAGTCACCGAACGAGACGGAAACCATCATCCTGCCCTCGCGGACGACATCACAGCGCTTGGAGACCGCTGCTTCGCCGGAGATCAAGGAAGAGGAAAAGAAGGAAGATAACGATAACGTCGAAGCGACTGCTGCAGCCGAGAGCACCACGGAGAAGAACGAGGCGGAGGCTCCTGCTGACACATCGGCCTTGTCCGTGACTGCATCCTCCGGCTTGGCAGAGGATGATTTGGAATCAAGCCTGGAGCAAAAGATCTCCGCTGACGCCCCGGTTCCGCCTACACAGATCGTTGAGTCCTCCGTCACAGACGCGACTACCTCGACGAATGGCTTCTCTGCTCCTGCAGCGGAATCGAGGGAGAAGAAACAGGAGGAGGAAGAGGGAGAAACAGAAGCGCAACAATCTGAAACGGCTTCTTCCACACTCACCTTCACCTCCACGTCCTCATCGAGCATTGCAGAACTCTTCGAACAGCAGGACACAGCCGAAGAAGCCTCGCCGGCTTCCGCTTCCAATGCCAGCGTTGAGGATGATTCCGATACCGTAGAGGCATCTTCGTCTACCGCTGCTGCTGCGTCAGAGGTCGTCACCACCACACCGCCATCATCTCCATCAAGTAGCGAGATCCCGAGCACACCTCCATCGCAAACAGAGGGCACACCTACCATCACTCCCCTGCTCCAGACGCCCACAGTGACGTCTGCCATCCCGCTGCCCCCCGTCCCACCGGTGAGCTCGGCACCAACGGCAGCAGCAGCACCCAAGGCGAAAAGATCAGAGTCTGAGGCAAAGCAATCTGCTCTTCCGCGTTGGTTGCTGCCCGCCGCAGGACTCATGGTGGCAGCCGCTTTAATTACAGGAGTCGCCTTGTGGATGCTCGGTGACAAACATCAGATTGACGACCGGCCTCCCGATGCGGAGACGCCTCCTGTGGTGGTAACTCCGCCACAACCTCCTCCTCCCCCGCCTGGCCCGACACTGGGCGAGCTCCTCACCACTGCCGGCAGCGCAGCTGCCACCGGAGAAGTGCCCGTACTGGATGAAACACTGGGCAAGATTCGCGAGCGATTTCCCAATCAGTCCTGGGACACTGACCCTGCTGCAAGCGTGTTTCGTGAGAAGCTGTTCCGTGCCTACCGGGACAAGACACTCGGGGACGGCACCGAGGCAGCGCGGAGGTATCACGACATCCTCCTGACTGCCACTCTCGCCAGGGAGTCTGACATTCCCCTGCTGAAACAGATCTGCACCGATCTCTCCTCACCCTCTGATGCCGCTCGGGCAGAACCGTTTGAAAAAGCACTGTTGAACTCACTGGCGGCGGATTCTTCGCGCAAGGAAGAGCGCATGAGAGAAGCCCTCGCTCTGCTCAAGAAAGGTCCGGACAGCACCGTGACGGAACAGGCACGTGGAATCCTCTCCGCCGAACTCAAGGAATGCGTGGACTTCCTGGAGCAGGTACCGCGTGACGATTCGCAGGATCAATACCTCAAGAACGCCATCCCCGTACTGGAGCCCCACCTTCAAGAGATCGCGAACGCTGGTGTTGCGGAGGCCTACTACATCCTCGGAGACAAAGCCTACCGGGCAGACAGGCGTACAGAAGCCGAGCGATATTTCGACCAGGGAGCAGAACTGCTCCATGGCCCATGCATGAGGCGCTACGGGAATGCCCTCACGAACTATGTAGGCAGCCGCCCTCCGGACATGAAAGCCGCCGCCTACTACCTCAAGAACGCCAGCGCCCAAAATGACGTGAAGGCCAAACTCTTGCTGGCAGACATCTATCTTCCGAAACACCCCACGGAGTCCCAACCGTGGAAAGGCAGGGAGGGTGCCGAGCTGCTCATCGAAGCAATGAAGGATGGGGTTAGCGAGGGAGAATATTTGTATGGGGCCATGCTCACAGACTTCAAACCAGACGATCCAAGCCAGCCATTTGCGCCTGAACTTACCGGCAAAAAACGTTGGGACCAGGCTCTGGGACACCTGAGAAACGCTGTGGCAAAGGGTCTCTCACAGGCCTATCCCGTCCTGGCGATGGCACTTCTGAAAAATCCCCACGGAAAGGATATCTCCGGGGCCAAGGACATCTTGGAAAAGGGCATCAAGCTCAATCCACCAAATCCCTATTGCATGCTGTATCTCTCCGGACTCATCAGCGGTAATCACTCCGATGATGGACGGCCATTCAAGGCGGACGAGGTGGCTTCCGCAGGAATCCTCGCGGATCCGATCCAGGCTGAAAAGCTTCGCATGGATGCGATCAAAATTCTGCGTGAGGCCGCGGAGCGCAAGGAAGCCCACGCCATTCGATGGTGCGAGCTCAACGGCATTCCCTACAGGAAATGA
- a CDS encoding histidine phosphatase family protein — translation MKYLTVIRHAKSDWSTGVSDHERPLNERGLRNAPVVARFLGRTYLGTNETPALLPRPERLVTSTAMRAKTTARIMQEELGYNPGIVVEESRVYLAEAKALLAIVREFDDAWSHVMLFGHNDGLSDFVRKLLQRDHLGKSMPTCAAALLEIPWPSWAAVDWNEARLVGYVTPRLIEKRFPESERVGEDSKPAVDESPSQ, via the coding sequence ATGAAATATCTTACCGTCATCCGGCACGCCAAGTCTGACTGGAGCACCGGAGTGAGCGATCACGAACGACCGCTGAATGAACGGGGACTGAGGAACGCGCCGGTGGTGGCGAGGTTTCTGGGAAGAACGTATTTGGGCACGAACGAAACGCCCGCCCTGCTGCCACGTCCGGAGCGTCTCGTCACGAGCACCGCGATGCGCGCCAAGACGACCGCGCGCATCATGCAGGAGGAACTCGGCTACAATCCCGGCATCGTGGTGGAAGAATCCCGCGTCTACCTCGCCGAGGCCAAAGCGCTGCTGGCCATTGTCCGCGAGTTCGACGATGCCTGGAGCCACGTGATGCTCTTTGGCCACAATGATGGACTCAGCGACTTCGTGCGAAAACTGCTCCAGCGTGATCATCTCGGCAAAAGCATGCCCACCTGTGCTGCCGCACTGCTGGAGATCCCGTGGCCTTCGTGGGCCGCGGTGGATTGGAATGAAGCCAGGCTCGTGGGCTATGTCACTCCGAGGTTGATTGAAAAACGCTTCCCCGAGAGTGAGCGCGTGGGTGAGGACTCCAAGCCAGCCGTAGACGAGTCTCCAAGTCAATAG